The Polaromonas sp. SP1 DNA window CGGCGCTGTGGCGGCTGGGCCTGTTGCCGCGCATCGGCCTGGGCTGGGGCTCGATCAAGGCCGCCTGGGCCGACCCGGCCACCCAGAACATCGCCAGGCTGATGGTGCCGGCCCTGCTGGGCGTCAGCGTGGCGCAGATATCGCTGCTGATCAACACCCAGATCGCCTCGCACCTCACACCCGGCAGCGTCAGCTGGTTGACGTATGCCGACCGGCTGATGGAGTTCCCGACCGCCATGCTGGGCGTGGCCATCGGCGTGGTGCTGATGCCGCAACTCTCCGCGGCCAAGGCCGCCGGCGATTCCGCCAAATACTCGGCCATGCTGGACTGGGGCCTGCGCCTGGTCGTGCTGCTGGCCGTGCCTTGCGGCGTGGCGCTGCTCACCTTTGCCCAGCCGCTGGTGGCCACGCTCTACCACTACGGCGCCTTTACCGACCGCGACGTGCAGCAGACCACCACGGCGCTCATGGGCTACGGCGCGGGCCTGCTCGGGCTGGTGGCCATCAAGGTGCTGGCCCCGGGTTTTTACGCCAGCCAGGACATCAAGACCCCGGTGCGCATCGCGATCGTGGTGCTGGTCGTTACGCAGTTGCTTAACCTGGCTTTCGTGCCCTTTCTGCAGCATGCCGGGCTGGCGCTGGCCATCGGCATCGGCGCGCTGATCAATGCGCTGTGGCTGTTGATCGGCCTCAAGCGCCGCGGCAGCTACACGCCCGCACCCGGCTGGGGCGTGTTTGCGCTGCAGGTGGTGGCGGCCAGCGCCTTGCTGGCGGTGTTTTTGCTGTGGGCTGCCGGGGCTGTGAACTGGATCGCCCTCAAAGGCCACTCTCTTGAACGAATTGGGCTGCTGGCCCTTGTCCTGCTTGCATCGGCTGCTCTTTATTTTGTAGCGCTATGGGTGTCGGGTTTAAAGGTCAGAAAACTTCTGAAACATTGAGTTGCCAGGATCAGCCACGTTGGGTTGTGGCTTTTTTCAGACTCATGCAGACTCATTCAGACTCATCAAGGGCAATCCTTGATTCCCTTTTTTCGGCGGTTTATGAGAAAGTAGCGTCATGCAATTAAATCTGACCGTGCCGTCACCGTTGCAGTACTTTTCCAGCCTGGTGGAAAGCGACGAACACTTTCCCCTCCTGGAAGCTGCGATCAGCCTGGCGCAGGACGAATACCCCGACCTGGATGTGCAGCAGGTGCTGGGCGATGTCGACCAGTTGCTCGCCCGCCTCAAGCGTCGCCTGCCGGCCGATGCCCCCGCGCTGCAGCGCCTGCGGGCGCTCAACCAGTTCTTCTTCCATGACCTGAACTTCGGCGGCAACGTCAACGACTACTACGACCCCGACAACAGCTACCTGAACGCCGTACTGCGCACGCGCCGCGGCATCCCGATCACGCTGGCCGTGCTGTGGCTGGAGCTGGCCCTGGGCCTTGGGCTGAATGCGCGCGGTGTGGCGTTTCCGGGCCACTTCATGGTCAAGGTCAACCTGCCCAAGGGCCAGGTGGTGATCGATCCTTTCAGCGGCCAGTCGCTGAGCCGTGAAGAGCTTTCGGAGCGGCTGGAGCCTTTCCGCCAACGCGGCGGTAGTGTGGGCGATGAGTTTGAGGTGCCCATGGGCCTGTACCTGCAGTCGGCGGCGCCGCGCGAGATCATCAACCGCATGCTGCGCAACCTGAAAGAAATCCACAAGACCCAGGAAGACTGGCAGCGCCTGATCCCGGTGCAAGACCGCCTGATCGTGCTGCAGCCCGAAGCCTGGACGGAGTACCGCGACCGCGGCCTGGCCTGGGCCGCCCATGGCGAGCCAGAGCGTGCGGTGGCCGACCTCGAGATTTACCTGGCCAACGCCGAAGACGCGCTTGACATCGACGCGATGGCTGAGCGCTTGGCCCAGCTGCGCCAGAGCCGCCATTGATCTTTCGGGGCTGGGCGACCTTCTGCTATCAATTCAATAGCTATCAGCCCAGGTAGGTCATGGGCTGGAGGCCTGTTTTGCTTATAAAAGCTCAATCTCGCTGAGTGTTAAAAAGCAGCTCTCGCGCGTGATCGCCACAAAGTCCGCCAGCCAGGGCCGGGCTGATGTGGCCTCGGTGCAGGCCACATACAGGCGGCCCGTCAAACCCTTTTTGCCCACCGGCCGCGCCGTGACGTAACCCCGGTCCAGGTAGCTTTGCACCGCCCACTTGGGCAGTGTGGCGACGCCGCGTCCGCTGGCCACCAGTTGCAGCATCGCAATCGTCAGCTCGGTGGTGCGGCGCGCGGGCCGCACGCCGGCCGGCTCCAGCACCTGGCGCACCACATCCAGCATCTCGTCGGGCACCGGGTAGGTGATGAGGGTTTCGTTGGCGAAATCCCTGGCGGTGAGGTGCGTCCTGGCCGTCAGCGCATGGTCGTTGGCCAGCAGCGCCATGATTTCAAAACGGAACAGCGGATGGAAGTCGACCGCTTCTTCGGCATCGGCCTCCGACACCACCGCGATGTCGGCGCGGTCTTGCAGCACCAGCGCGATCGGGTCCGGGTGAAAGCCCGAGACGATGTCGAGTTCCACCTCGGGCCAGCGTGTGCGAAAAGAGTCCATCGCCGGCATCAGCCAGTCAAAGCAGGTGTGGCACTCGACCGCGATGCGCAACTGGCCGGTTTTCCCGGTGGCCAGGCGCGCCACGTCGCGCTCGGCTTCTTCCACCTGCGGCAGCACCGCATCGGCCAGCGCCAGCAGCCGCAGGCCCGTGGTGCTGAACTGCGGCGGCACGGATTTGCGTTCAAACAGCGGCGTGGCGTAGCGCTCTTCCAGCAGCTTGACCTGGTGCGACAGCGCCGACTGCGTGAGGTTGAGCAATTGCGCCGCGCGCACCAGGCTCCCGCTGTCGCGCAGGGCCGTCAGCGTGCGCAGGTGGCGCAGTTCAAGGATGGAGGGGTTCATGGCGTGATAAAGGATCTTGTGTGTGAATCAATTATTTTCATGTTAGAAGAAAATATCTTTCGTTTGAATAATAGTCCTTGCCAGGAATGGGCGACGCGCGCCTTTCGCATCAGCGCCAGCGGCGTGGCCGACGAAACGCAGATCCACACCCACATGTGCTATTCGGAGTTCAACGACATCCTGCCGGAGATCGCCGCCATGGATGCCGATGTGATCGCCATCGAAACCAGCCGCTCCGGCATGGCGCTGCTGCGCGGCTTTGGCGACTTCAAGTACCCGAACGAGATGGGCCCCGGTGTGTACGACATCCATTCGCCGCGCGCGCCCTCGGTGGACGAGAGGGTGCGGCTGCTGCGCAGGGCGGCTGCGGCTGGGCAATATGGCGCAGGCCGCGCGGGAAGTGCGTGGGGGAACTGGCGGCCTGAAGACGGCCTGAATGAGGTCCAAGGCCGGCGGCCCTGGCTTTCGGCGGTCGGCAACCGCCACTGGTTTGCTATTGTGTTAGGAGCTGCTGGCGTATGACTCGCCTGGGCTGGAGCCCATTTTGGTCATCAACCCTCGGGCGGCGGCGCGTTTCAGGTCGCGCGTTTGAGGAACTGCGGTATCCGCAGGTCGTCGGTTCGCGCCAGTGTGGGGGCGCTGCTGGCCGGTGCGGGCCGGGCCGTTGCGCGTGCCGCGCTGTGGGCGGTCAGGCGCGAGCCGTGCACCATCGATTCCTGCGCAGGCATCAGGCTGCTGGACAGCGAGCTGCCCACCCGCGGCGTGGCGCTGGCCGGAGCCGGGTTGAGCGGGCGGGCGCCCAGCGTTGCGGCGGTGGAGGGCAGGGGCGCGATCGCCCTTGCAGGCGTCTTGGCCAGTGTTTTAGCCGCCGCCGGCGCTTGCCCTTTCTCAGCGGGGGCGTCATTGGCCGCTTGCGGCGGGTACAGCGTGGGCCTGAGCCAGTCGAGGATGGGTTGCCACTGCTGCAGGTCTTGGGCGGCGGTGCTGGCCGGCAAATCAAACATGGTCATGCCGCGCTCCAGGCTGCGCACGTAAAGCTGGGTTTCGCGCAGGGCGCCCAAAAAAGGCATGCCCAGGCCTTCAGACCATTCCGCCAGGGTTTTGGCGGCGCTGGTGCGCCCATCGATGCGCATGCCCACCGTTGCCAGGCGGCAGCGGCCGCTGGCCACGCGCGGCAGCGCCATCAGCTCGACCTGGCATTGCGCGGCCGATTCGCGGTCAAACATCGAATTGCACACGGGCATGATGATGGCGTCGGCAAACATCACGACGCGGGCCAGTTCAAAGCCGTGCATGCCGCCGGGGGTGTCAAGCACCACATGGGTGATGCCGGTGGGCACGCGCAGCATGTTTTTCTGGTCGACGGCCCAGGGGGCTATCGCGGGGAGTTCAGCGGCGCGGCGCTTGAGCCAGCTGCGCGCCGATTGCTGCCGGTCCACGTCGCCCAGCATGACGGAGCTGCCATTGCGGGCACACCAGGCGGCGATGTGCGCGGCCAGCGTGCTCTTGCCACTGCCTCCCTTGCGGTTGACGACTGCGATAACCGGCATGACTGCTCCAAAGACGGGTCGATGGAACAGTTTGATACATAAATAAGCAAAAGTCCAGTCGCCCCAAGCGCCATGGGCGCAGGCAGCTAGGGTTTTTGTAGCAAAACCACTTCAACAGGGTAGAAGCAGTCGCCTTGGCAATCGGTTATCAATCGGTTGCCGGCAATGGCTTAGGAGCGGCGTGAGTGTTTGGCTTGCCGCACCTGCCGGACGCTTAGCTGACGGTGACGGCCGCGCCGTCGCCTTTGGAGGCGATCATGCCGATCTCGTAGACCTGCTCACCTGCGTCGCGCAGGGTTTTGGCCGTGGCCTGGGCGTTGGCGGCGTCTACCACCACCACCATGCCGATGCCGTTGTTGAAGGTGCGGTTCATCTCGAAGTCGTCGATGCCGGCGGTTTCTTGCAGCCAGGCGAACAGCTCGGTTTGCGGCCAGCTGCCCTTTTTGAGGTGGGCGGCCGTGCCTTCGGGCAGTACGCGGGGGATGTTTTCGAGCAGGCCGCCGCCGGTGATGTGGGCCAGCGCCTTGATCGGGTGGGCAGCCAGCGCGGCCAGCACGTTCTTGACGTACAGGCGGGTGGGCTCCATCAGGGCTTGTTTGAAGGGTTTGCCGTCCAGCGTGGCGGGGGCGTTGCCGGCCGCGCGTTCGATGCATTTGCGCACCAGGCTGAAACCGTTGGAATGCACGCCGCTGCTGGCCAGGCCCAGCACCACGTCGCCGGGTTTCACGTCCTTGCCGGTCAGGATCTTGGATTTTTCAACGGCGCCGACGGCAAAG harbors:
- the murJ gene encoding murein biosynthesis integral membrane protein MurJ, which translates into the protein MSLFKAASTVSLLTLVSRITGLVRELLIASTFGASAMTDAFNVAFRIPNLFRRLFAEGAFSQAFVPVLAASKAQHGEEQTKLLIDRVATLLAWALLLTCVAGVAAAPVLVWAMASGLKQDPRGFEAAVFMTRWMFPYIGFMSLVALSSGVLNTWRRFAVPAATPVLLNLSMILAAWLGAPWFKTQGIEPVYALGGGVMLGGILQLAVQVPALWRLGLLPRIGLGWGSIKAAWADPATQNIARLMVPALLGVSVAQISLLINTQIASHLTPGSVSWLTYADRLMEFPTAMLGVAIGVVLMPQLSAAKAAGDSAKYSAMLDWGLRLVVLLAVPCGVALLTFAQPLVATLYHYGAFTDRDVQQTTTALMGYGAGLLGLVAIKVLAPGFYASQDIKTPVRIAIVVLVVTQLLNLAFVPFLQHAGLALAIGIGALINALWLLIGLKRRGSYTPAPGWGVFALQVVAASALLAVFLLWAAGAVNWIALKGHSLERIGLLALVLLASAALYFVALWVSGLKVRKLLKH
- a CDS encoding SirB1 family protein, coding for MQLNLTVPSPLQYFSSLVESDEHFPLLEAAISLAQDEYPDLDVQQVLGDVDQLLARLKRRLPADAPALQRLRALNQFFFHDLNFGGNVNDYYDPDNSYLNAVLRTRRGIPITLAVLWLELALGLGLNARGVAFPGHFMVKVNLPKGQVVIDPFSGQSLSREELSERLEPFRQRGGSVGDEFEVPMGLYLQSAAPREIINRMLRNLKEIHKTQEDWQRLIPVQDRLIVLQPEAWTEYRDRGLAWAAHGEPERAVADLEIYLANAEDALDIDAMAERLAQLRQSRH
- a CDS encoding LysR family transcriptional regulator, whose amino-acid sequence is MNPSILELRHLRTLTALRDSGSLVRAAQLLNLTQSALSHQVKLLEERYATPLFERKSVPPQFSTTGLRLLALADAVLPQVEEAERDVARLATGKTGQLRIAVECHTCFDWLMPAMDSFRTRWPEVELDIVSGFHPDPIALVLQDRADIAVVSEADAEEAVDFHPLFRFEIMALLANDHALTARTHLTARDFANETLITYPVPDEMLDVVRQVLEPAGVRPARRTTELTIAMLQLVASGRGVATLPKWAVQSYLDRGYVTARPVGKKGLTGRLYVACTEATSARPWLADFVAITRESCFLTLSEIELL
- a CDS encoding ParA family protein produces the protein MPVIAVVNRKGGSGKSTLAAHIAAWCARNGSSVMLGDVDRQQSARSWLKRRAAELPAIAPWAVDQKNMLRVPTGITHVVLDTPGGMHGFELARVVMFADAIIMPVCNSMFDRESAAQCQVELMALPRVASGRCRLATVGMRIDGRTSAAKTLAEWSEGLGMPFLGALRETQLYVRSLERGMTMFDLPASTAAQDLQQWQPILDWLRPTLYPPQAANDAPAEKGQAPAAAKTLAKTPARAIAPLPSTAATLGARPLNPAPASATPRVGSSLSSSLMPAQESMVHGSRLTAHSAARATARPAPASSAPTLARTDDLRIPQFLKRAT
- the purM gene encoding phosphoribosylformylglycinamidine cyclo-ligase; protein product: MTTSSPSPLSYKDAGVDIDAGDALVERIKPLAKKTMREGVLAGIGGFGALFEVPKRYKEPVLVSGTDGVGTKLKLAFEWQMHDTVGIDLVAMSVNDVLVQGAEPLFFLDYFACGKLDVDTAAAVVGGIARGCELSGCALIGGETAEMPGMYPAGEYDLAGFAVGAVEKSKILTGKDVKPGDVVLGLASSGVHSNGFSLVRKCIERAAGNAPATLDGKPFKQALMEPTRLYVKNVLAALAAHPIKALAHITGGGLLENIPRVLPEGTAAHLKKGSWPQTELFAWLQETAGIDDFEMNRTFNNGIGMVVVVDAANAQATAKTLRDAGEQVYEIGMIASKGDGAAVTVS